Genomic DNA from Streptomyces sp. NBC_01571:
GGGCTGCTTGACGTCGGCTGCAACGTATCTGCCGTTCACTGCGAGATCGCCTTCCAGCGGTCGATCATGTCCGGGCTGCACGCCGCCTACTCGATCGGTGCTCTGTGCGGGGCCGCGCTCGCAGCCGTGACCACCTGGATGTCCCACGAGGTGCTGTTCGCGATGGTCGGTGCCTTCACGGTGCTCGCCGCTGCCACCGCCGTTCCGGCCGTACGAACGGCCACCTCCCTCGACCACGCACCCGAGCGTCCCGAAGCGGTTCCGGACGAGGCAAAGCCGGCGCAGACCTCCCACACCAAGGTGTGGCTGCTCGGCGCCCTGGCCGCTGCGTGCCTGCTAGCCGAGGGCGCCGCCGCCGACTGGTCGGCAGTGCACCTGCACTCCCTCAACAGCTCCGAGGCAACAGCGGCGGCCGCCTACGCCCTCTACAGCGCCGCCATGGCCGTAGGCCGGCTCGCGGGCGACCGGCTGACCGGCCGCTACGGAGCACCCGCCCTGGTACGCACCGGCGCCACCCTCGCCGCCGCCGGACTCGGCGCTGCACTGATCGCCGGCAGCGCCCCGGCCGCCCTGCTCGGCTGGATGGCCCTCGGAGCCGGCCTGTCCACGGCCATGCCGGCCCTCATCACAGCCGCCGGACGGGGAGGACCACGCGCCGTGGGCACCGTCGCCACCATCGGCTACCTCGGCCTGCTCGCCGGACCGGCCGCCATCGGGGCGATCGCCTCGCTCACCAGCCTGACCACCGCGCTGGCCCTGCTCGTCGTCCTGACCGCGACCGTCGCTGTCGTCTCCCACCGAGCCCTGGAGTCCCGTTGACCTCTTCCCAGCCCACCACCCCCAGCGGCGCTGGCCTCGAGGCCCTGATCCTCGACTACAACGGGGTCATCGGCCGCCAGCCCGGCCCGCCCCAGTGGGCCCGGCTCGCCGAACTCGCGGGCTGGCACCCCCAGGAGACCCACGCCTTCCAACAGGCCTTCTGGCAGCGGCGGGAGCCCTACGACCAGGGCACCGCCACCACCCACACGTTCTGGAGCGGACTGCTGCGCAACGGATGCACCGCGCCTGCGGGCAGCACCCTCCTGGCCGCCCTCGCAAGCGCCGACCTCGACATGTGGACCGCCACGGACCCCGCCGTGCTGGACCTCCTGCACACAGCCCACGCCACCGGGCTGCGCCTCGTACTCCTGTCCAACGCGCCCAAACCGCTGGCAAACGCCCTCGACGACGCCGAATGGTGCGCCACCTTGTTCAGCCGGACCGTCTACTCCGCCCGCATCGGAGTGAACAAGCCCCACAAACGGGCCTACGAGGCCGCGCTCGAGGCCGCCGGAATGCCCCACCCCGCAAAGACCCTGTTCGTCGACGACCGGCTGGACAACGTCGAAGCCGCCGAGCAGCTCGGCCTGCAGGGCCTGCACTACACCGGCGACCCGGCCGCACTCACCCGCCGGCTTCCCCGGCCGCCCGCCGTCACACGCCCGGGCGTCCTCGCTACGAGCGCATGACCGCCCTCGCGACGCCGTCCCACCGGACCGGCACCCGCCGCATCCCGATCACCGAACCGGAGATCCGACCATGAGTCTGACCGCCCTGCGCCCCAACTCCCGTGCTGTGACAAGCACATGGCACTCCTCGGGATCACCGCTGCTCGTCCTCATCGGCGCTGGAAGCCGCATCTGGCGCGGATACGGACTGCAGCACATCGCCGCCCGCCACCGCGTCGCCCTCCTCGACGAGCAACCTCCCGCCTGGGCCAACGACCACGCGGCTATCTCCATGGCCGTCGACCTGGCGGACACCGAGGCCGTCGCCCAGGCCGTTGCCGCGCTGGCCGCGGACCAGGGCGTTGCCGGGGTGCTCACCTACATGGAGCAGCACGTGGCCCTCACCGCCCGGATCGCGGAGCGGTTCATGCTGCCCGGCAACACCCCCAGCGCCGTCGAGGCTTGCCGGGACAAGTACCTCAGCCGCTCCCTGCTCGCCGCGGCCAACGTGCCCGCTCCTACCTCGTCCCGGACGCCGAGACCGCCGTCGAGTA
This window encodes:
- a CDS encoding MFS transporter translates to MTAIAPAEQSAPPTGDRRLLLGVFAVMGLVMAVWGTRMPSVQRVANLGTGHLSLVLLGAAAGMVAGLQLGGRLADRHGPSRLLVVPAVVFGLALALLGQCRTLPTLIAAAVVFGFAHGLLDVGCNVSAVHCEIAFQRSIMSGLHAAYSIGALCGAALAAVTTWMSHEVLFAMVGAFTVLAAATAVPAVRTATSLDHAPERPEAVPDEAKPAQTSHTKVWLLGALAAACLLAEGAAADWSAVHLHSLNSSEATAAAAYALYSAAMAVGRLAGDRLTGRYGAPALVRTGATLAAAGLGAALIAGSAPAALLGWMALGAGLSTAMPALITAAGRGGPRAVGTVATIGYLGLLAGPAAIGAIASLTSLTTALALLVVLTATVAVVSHRALESR
- a CDS encoding HAD-IA family hydrolase, with product MTSSQPTTPSGAGLEALILDYNGVIGRQPGPPQWARLAELAGWHPQETHAFQQAFWQRREPYDQGTATTHTFWSGLLRNGCTAPAGSTLLAALASADLDMWTATDPAVLDLLHTAHATGLRLVLLSNAPKPLANALDDAEWCATLFSRTVYSARIGVNKPHKRAYEAALEAAGMPHPAKTLFVDDRLDNVEAAEQLGLQGLHYTGDPAALTRRLPRPPAVTRPGVLATSA